Proteins encoded in a region of the Deltaproteobacteria bacterium genome:
- a CDS encoding RDD family protein, which produces MADENQTNPDDATELVSPEELKESEEGFTNTLAKWEAEDKEEEEVTPISQIGFRVASLRDRMASGLFDFLVLFYIYFGALLGYNYIIWREFLRPFPAQSNHVTIFHAIFLLFCFLYFFISEGVFFTSLGKFFSRLSVIKKNGESPSLFAIILRNFFRPLDYLFLILPTWILLEKLKLRQRIGDIIAGTTVQQHRRAPSQHFTIFGNTASATVRLITGSIDLLFSAAWIGGICLLIDYQRPIFSFLVILLLPLFYLLWHVTWETLFNTTLGQWIFGCQLSQEEGAPVGFTEVMLRSFFKLFDTNPLGWAILYLSSHNQKPSDFVAGTFVVYAKRSWKVAIGVVISIAVIAGVWAVGLTNPRNYLSPFFKIDFIPKIFTIRVGGRAGLAPVPGVAQNLFIRRFSYVLPDRTTLRPSAEYKPGETIYFSFDVTGFTVRNNEAWIQEDLTVQYPDNAVGFKQENIVDFHQMLKNPEIPLEIVNTLALPPNAQPGHYTLVLILHDRFSDHHLTEQRTFLVAP; this is translated from the coding sequence AGATAAAGAAGAAGAGGAAGTGACTCCCATTTCGCAGATCGGGTTTCGCGTTGCTTCTCTTAGAGATCGCATGGCTTCGGGTCTTTTTGATTTTCTTGTCCTGTTTTACATCTACTTCGGCGCTCTATTGGGCTACAACTACATCATCTGGCGGGAGTTTCTGCGGCCCTTTCCGGCGCAAAGCAATCACGTTACTATTTTTCACGCCATTTTCCTTCTCTTTTGTTTTTTGTATTTTTTCATCAGCGAAGGAGTTTTTTTTACAAGTTTGGGGAAATTTTTCAGCAGACTTTCGGTCATCAAAAAAAATGGGGAATCCCCTTCGCTGTTTGCCATCATCCTGCGCAATTTTTTCAGACCTTTGGATTATCTCTTTCTGATTTTGCCGACGTGGATTCTTCTGGAAAAGTTGAAACTGCGACAGCGCATTGGGGATATTATTGCCGGAACAACGGTCCAGCAACACCGGCGCGCCCCCTCACAACACTTCACAATCTTCGGCAATACCGCTTCCGCCACCGTTCGCTTGATTACCGGCAGTATTGATCTTCTTTTCAGCGCCGCATGGATCGGCGGAATTTGTCTTTTGATCGACTATCAAAGACCCATCTTCAGTTTTCTCGTGATCCTCCTGCTTCCTCTTTTCTATCTACTCTGGCACGTTACTTGGGAAACTCTTTTTAACACAACCCTCGGTCAATGGATTTTCGGTTGTCAACTTTCACAGGAAGAGGGAGCCCCTGTCGGTTTCACGGAAGTCATGCTTCGTTCCTTTTTTAAACTGTTCGACACAAACCCGCTCGGTTGGGCGATTCTTTATTTATCCTCACACAATCAAAAACCATCCGATTTTGTCGCGGGAACTTTTGTGGTTTATGCGAAACGCTCGTGGAAAGTGGCAATCGGTGTTGTGATTTCTATTGCCGTCATTGCGGGTGTCTGGGCGGTGGGACTCACCAATCCAAGAAATTATCTCTCCCCTTTCTTTAAAATCGATTTTATTCCAAAAATTTTCACAATCCGAGTGGGAGGAAGAGCAGGATTGGCCCCGGTTCCCGGAGTTGCTCAAAATCTTTTCATCAGGCGATTTTCTTATGTCCTGCCCGACCGGACAACTCTGCGCCCAAGCGCCGAATACAAACCGGGCGAGACCATTTATTTTTCGTTTGATGTTACAGGTTTTACCGTGCGCAATAACGAAGCGTGGATTCAGGAAGATTTAACGGTTCAATATCCCGACAACGCGGTTGGCTTTAAGCAGGAAAACATTGTCGACTTCCATCAAATGCTTAAAAATCCCGAGATCCCTTTGGAAATTGTAAACACCCTTGCCCTCCCCCCAAACGCCCAACCCGGCCACTATACACTAGTCCTCATCCTCCACGACCGCTTCTCCGACCACCATCTAACAGAGCAAAGAACTTTCCTCGTGGCTCCTTAA